The genomic interval GATGTCTTACTGGTTTATCATGGATTCCTAGTTGAGCCCAAGTGATAACTTCAAGTAGTTCTTCCAGAGTGCCATATCCacctaaaataataataaaaaatctttatttttctaACATTAAACAGTGTTGCTATTACACTGTAATATGCAGAAGCAATAATGCATGATGAATAGATCCTTCATAATAACAGGTGCAGGAATCTTATTAATTGCAGCATATACAGTTGACAGTTATCATCAGTTACTGATAAAGATATCTTCACAAATTATTTTCTCTGCGCACAACACGgacaacaaaatatatatttggtcccttttcaaaattaaaatgtttttagaaTTATAGACTTCACAAATCacaactttaataataataacaattattataACAAAAGTCTTTTTCATAACTTGAGGGGAGAGTTCTCTGTCATATGCATCAACAGCAACTTTCTACATTGGTCATTGaaatgattaaaaattaaaaattatatagtttttaaagtaatattttttgaaaattatataataaaaagaatttatgtgtaaaaaattgtattaattattagaggttgagaagaagaaaaaaaacctgGGAGAGCAATGAATGCATCAGCTTGTCGAGCCATTTCTGCTTTGCGTTGGTGCATTCCTGACACTGCTCTAACTTCTCCTACTGTCTCTCCAGTTATCTATAttcaaattattcatattttttattaaaaaaataaataaataaataagaaccattttaaaaaattatttaattttttataaaatataaacagaAATATGTCTCACCCATTTCAATTCATTCACATTTTCTATTTAATTCATTCACTAATTAAATTAATGATTGATtcttaattcaaaataaaatacctCTCTTGGCATAAGAGTGGTGGGAATCACCCTGCACTTGTTGAAAATggtaaaatcattaaaaaaatatcaaataaaataagataattaagtAATATTCAaatgtttatatagaaaaatcACATACCAATCTTCTTAATACCTTCTAAGTACggatctataaaaaaaaacaataataataaaaataagaaaaaataccCTAACACGTGGCGTCCACCATCAAAGACCACTTGTGAGATTAGCCCCATCAACCCAATGCTTCCTCCTCCATAAACCAAGTCGATGTTCTTCTCCACCTGCATGCATTCAATCTCATTTCTTAACCCACTAACcctaattcaaatatatttgaaGGGTTACTTTGATTTTATGTACATATATCTTGGAGATTCAACATCGATTAGAAATTATagtcttttattatatataagtaggtgcaaacctcaacttcatgagccgattttatgaggttgaattagacttaaagtccacttcataataatataccttaaagaatttaaaagtgaaaacaaaGTTTTTCTCTTACTAAACTTTAGTTGTATTAAGAAATGGATTTTAAACTTAATTCTGACTTATAAAGATAAGGTTTACAccaacttatatactatgatttgaaagaaaaacataccaacttatatactatggtttgaaagaaaaacatggtttgtttgaaGAAGTTAAGAATTGAGTTTGAAGAGAAAGAGAAGTTTTGTGTTGGAACATTATATGACTTACAAGTTGTTTGCCTAGTTGGACAGCAGCAAGTTGGTAGCTAGGGTTCTTGCCAGGGCTGGTGCCACAGAAGACACAGATACGTCTGAACCTTGACTTCATCTTTGTTCTGCCTTGTTCTTCAGTTTCCATGAATAACAGGGAAACTCAACAATTTGATTTTGCCTTCAATGATCGATGTGattaatgaatatatatatgCAAACGTGTTTGTTTTTTGTTGTGTAAGAGAGGAGAAGTGAAGAAGAAAGCAATCTAATAATATAGAAAAGTGGTGAGAATTGAGAATTGGTGGTGTGTGAGTTGTTGTCTTAAATAATGTGAGAGAATGAGATGCATCTTCTTCAATGCCCCCTTCACTACCACACCATAATATCACATATCAATGTCTCTAATGCATCATATCTTACATCATTATCTCACTTTTATCATCTCTTTTATTCTTCATTTCAAATTcccataatttatttttaaaaagtgtaAAACATTTCATTTGTCTTCTCTTCAAGACTTCATTGTTTTATGTGCAACTAATGTAACTTTTTATATTATCTAAGtaaaaattacttaaatatatgaaattatatatataacttttttttctcaacaaaATTATATCACTTTATCTCGATCTCATGGTTGGAGTAGTTTttatcactattttttttttattgacaatgaataaattaaattaaattaaatatttaaggatgtttcaatttatatataaaataatttaaattaatgtttCAAGACGgatatatatactaaaattttattttattttgagtttttacTTTTGAATGTGATGGGAGTGATTTAAGATCTACACGGAAAGGTACAAAGTGGGTTGAAGACTTAAAAGAGGATTAGGAAatcaaattcttttttttatgtgttttaagaCTTTTTTTTGTAATGGGTTGGTcctatttattctattttttactatccaaaaaaaaatataaaaaaatccagaaaaaaaaactaaacattcCACATTATTATCAAcaagtatatatataattgtaccaactttaaaagaaaagaaaaaatttcatcaaatacataaaacaatcacaaatCTTATAATGAAGCAATTTCATGATGAAGATGTTTGGTATTCTCACAAATTATACTTGAATAGTTTCCTCTAGGGCACTGGCTATCAACAAGATTGAACCATCAAATTAAGCAATCAATTTCCAACTATTTGTTTAGAAATGACCctatttaaaaaacaatattttttaataaaaattaagacTTTCTAACAAcaagatgaaaataataaagtgatataaagagtttttattaatttaaaaatactcATCATTTATAAAGAATTTTATTTGACTATAAAGAAAGCAAGAGAGAGACTCTATGATGATAAGTTTCAAATTCGAAGCTATAATACTTTGATATATACCTAATGATATATGATGTGATGCATAAAGTGGAGTCAATAATTTGTTATGATTATAATGAACCTATTTTATTAACTATATGATACTCATCaccaattttgaaaagattttCTTTGACTATCAACTTTAATTTAAAGATGAATCTCATAATTATTTCGAAGAAATCTCATAATTATTTCGAAGAAAGCATATGTTAATAAAATGCACTCATGATAAATTCCACTTTCCAAATTCATAATGCCACGTGAGAAATAATGGGTGGAACCAAAACAATCATGGAATCCCTGTCCCACACACAACAAACACACAAAGGTGGATATTCAGCTTCTCAATTCTTTAATGTTGCTtggattttttttcatgtaaaaatgtatttgttttcttttattaaatatttactcAAAAAAACACAAACTTTCATGTAGacttaaaatatgataaaaatctATTTGGATACACTTCTTAAATATTGGACACAAGTATCGAACATTGACTATGATATGTATCGAAGTGagatgtttaatttaaaaattatttattaaatttttgataattttaaaaagaaaaaatgcattattcttttaaaactcaaattattgtataaatttttaatataattataaaaataaaaaataaattattttaaatcaacatctttatactaaaaaataatttaaaacatatttatacacatataaattttgaattaattatataatatataaatttatatttctgtattttatattttagatattatacatATTTCTGTGTTTATATACATATAGTTTCTAGTTTCTGTGTTTATATGCATATCCATGATTATTCGTTATATCAACCTAATGAATTTAGCTAACATATATTAGAGAAATATATTGCCACTTTTTAGTATTCtaaattgaaagaaataataTAGTAAAATATAGTAACATATATTGAACTTTGTGAGTACTCTACCTAATTATGGCAATATGATGAATGAATGGATATTCCACACTTTAATTCAGACTTATCCAGTTCAGAGCTTTCCCCACAATCTTATCTAATTCTGGTAGGTGctgcttctcttttctttttcttttctatatttCTATGATTTCAAAATTACCAACCCACCCCTGAATTCATGTTTTTTAATGTCTTCAATATAACAAAATCATATACTTAGTAAACTACTTCTTGTAAATAAGCTTATGATCTTCTTTTAGAGTTTAATGTTAGTGTACACTAGTGTAAAATTAGTCTTAGGTTTTATGTCGGATTTAGAGAAAAGCTATGAAAATATGTAATGTGATCGACATTTCTGtaattaagttaattttttttttatgttaaactgTTTGAAATTTgatgtaaaatttgaaaaagtcTTCAAGAATAACTGATAATATATGAAATAACAGGCTCataatattaaacaaaaaatgCATTTTTGACATTCGCAATTTTATAGAAACTATATAAAGTTTTGTTTCTTAATCATAATTAGTGAGGGTGGTGTTTCCAAAAGGCAATTAAGgacatattataaaatagaaaaccaGGGAAAATTGGGCATAAAAGGTGATGTTTCCTTCATAATCcttcattattttattacatatatttAATTCATTGAAGACTATTGACTGTACAATAGGGTCGGTTTGAACAGTAAACttgtagtttttaattaataagGTTTTTCACCATCAAAGAGTACTTCGATTAGGTGTGTTTGACTGAGCAAGGTTTAAGGTTTATTTAAATTAGGGTTGATAACGTGGTTTCACATAACAAATTAGATAATTAGGGTTGAAGTTTTcatgtttaattttatatatactttAGAAGGTAGGAGAAGAAACAAAGTTAATCAAGTCTttctcattatatatatatatatatatatattataggtTTTATACATTTGTATTTAAGTCTAACCATACATTTTATCACAATAACTATTATCATTTTTTGAGATTTTTATTACCTTAAGTTATTTGTGTAAATTGTGataatgtattttaattttaatatattattaatattgaaataaataaataaaaggttaaatatgtttttcgtgATATTCTGTACTATAATatagaattgatttttattcTTGGTTTAAACTTTTGACCATCCAGGGGCTTATATATAGTATAAAAATGATTGGAATAGATTTTTCTATATGTGAAACTATCTAATTTAAGATTTTACCTCATGAACTTATTGGAAGTAGTTATACTGAACATCACTCtgcaatcaaaacaataatgaattttgaaaaaaaaaactaacaatcatttcacataaaaaaaaaactatttcaataattttcatACTGCATGTATCTGGATGGTCTGAAGTTTGAATCAgaaatgaaaatcaattttatgtacaataagaaaccaaaaatatatttaacccaaaaataaataaaatatgatcaaaatgacattttttcaatttcttatgTGAATAGGTGATTAACTATTTAACAATTTGATGAAatattcagaaaataaaatatgtgatGATAATTAAGGGATACAATTAATCTTgaatttgataattaattatccTCTAGCATGGCTTTTCTTGAGTTGGGTACGTGCTATCAACTATATATCTACTCCAACGGTTGTGGGTGAAGAAAGAGCCACTTGGCATATTACTAATACACCATTCTTTTAATTGGTAAGtaggaaaataaatatatacataaaatagaGAATACCCTATGAATCATGGGGACATGTTTTGGAAGAGCCAAGAATCATGttgcaaaaaatcaatttcacgAAACTATTCATTATTAATAGTCATTTTAATATATGTGTTGATTAGTGAATGATTTGAGTAGGCAATAAGAAATCACTAGTTTATAACTTCATGTCATGATGGTAAGAGAAACATATTAATTCAAGGTATTTGAGACATCATCAGTTGGAACActcaaacaataaaaaatcaacataaagtttctgtaaaaaaaaaaatcccttaATTTTTATGTGATtgataaaatttgaaaacattgaTATCCCATCTTTTAAATAAAGTGAAAACATGCACGATATTCtcaatcaataaatatatatttacaaaatatttttgtaatatattttgaatgtgACAAATGGTATTATTATTAGGGATTCTTTCTCTTTCACATCGTTTTGGTATGGTTAATATAGTCGTCTTATATCAATTATGAATTGAGGTTAATGACAgtttaaatatttcaatatcTTTCAATTCATCGAGAcatcttttaagaacaaaatcatTACGGAACACTGACattcaaaacaaataatatatcgAATGCAATGATTGACCTAACGATACTATCAATTTGGAAACATAGGAACTCTGTCATCTTTAATAGAGGAGTGACAAATGCGGTAGAAGTGTTTGCTTTGGCGCAAGTAAATGTTTGATCTTGAATTTACGCAAAGTTTAGTTGTGATCCCTTTCCTTACTCAAATTGGGTTCTGAATCCTTTGGACTATATGAGGATGATCCGTTAATGTTTTTTTGCATTCTAGTAAGCGGCTCTAGCTAGAAGAATGGTAATGTTaattatgtataagggttgaactaCCCTGAAAGTGTTCCCattgattttttattgctgattaaaaaaaaactatctgTCAtacttttatgaaaatatttattaaagaaaatcattggttaaatatataaatttatgaacCACAAATTTGATGGTGTTGAATTAGCTAGGGTTGAAGTGATCCGATAGTGAtcctttaaaaataataaataaaagaagagttgatgattgaaaataataaagcaGCACTTTGATCTTGGATCTAGATATTTGGAATCCATGATGGGATATGCATCTTTTGggaaacatataaaatatatcttGATGCTTTTTCGTACACGGAGGATACCATTACATCATATTTTTGTGGGTGAGTTTGAAGCCGTAAGCAAACTTAAAGTAGAGGGAAATGATGAAAACTACTACCATGGTAGTAGTAGGAAAATTGAcgaatttaatgtttttataaaataaatatgtaatgaTAGAGAGAAAGTATATATGACAGAGGccaaaattttccaaaattttCAGTGAATAATAAGTTAGCATCAATCTCATATTATAGTGTTAGCATCAAAGATATAAAGACATTGACTTCTATTTTATGTTTGAAGCTGAAGTTACGtgattttacattaatttttttttttttggtgtttctcaAAGACCCAtattatttcttgtagtgatattaAGAGAATGGTTGAGTATTTGTTCAATAAATAAGTAGTATGAGATAAATAGAGTTATATATGAGCATTGTGGATTGTGGGTTAGTTCTAAAATCTTTTAGGACCTTAGATATTTGGTAATCCTATAGAGAATTTGGAGATTTTGTAAAAGAAGAGGTGGTGAAGTTTCAGGTTACAGGGACATGACTAGTTGTGTTAAAGCAGAAATTAAAGAGAATGAAATTTGGTTTGAAGAAGTAGAATATAGAGTCCTTTGGGATCTGATATCAAAGATAAATCTGATAGATAAGATTGATGAGGTAGAGTAATTGGTAGAAGTACAAAGGAGGAGATGGCACAACTATTGACTCAATTTAAAAAgatagatataaaaaaaatgaatcacTACTAAACAAAAGTTTAAGATTAAGTGGCTAGTTTTAGGACACATAAACACTaggttttttaatttaattagggAAAAAAATGCTTTAAGTGGGTGAGAGTTAAAGATGATGGGTGTGAGGATGTGAGGTTAGAGTGTATTTTGAGGAGAGATTCACTCCAAAAGAATAGTTTGATATTACATTAGGAAACGTGCAATTCAAGCCAATCCTAGAACACAAGAAAATGATAAGCTAATATAACCATTTTCAAAGGAGGTGAGGAAGTTGTGTGGAAGTCCAACTACTATGTATGCTAATCAATGAAAGCCCAACTAGAGAGTTAAAACCCTCTAAAGTTCTAAGGCAGATAAATATTATTGCcccttttttgttttgtttctgaTAGTGGTTGAAAGTATAACAATTGGGTTAGACATTGAGTACAGAAAAAAATGCTACAAGGGGTAAAAGTAGGATATAAAGGTTTTGTGACAAATATGTTTCAATCTGCTAATGATAAACAAATGTTTATGTGTGAAGATAGTATCCAAAATATGTTGGTTATCAAGAATATTATTAGGTGCTTTGAACTCTCCTCTGACCTGAAAAACTAATTTCTCTATAACTAAAATTGGGGGGGATAGGTGTAGAGGTAAACAAGCTACAAAGATTCTCTACAATCCTTACAgtcatataataattaatatttatttattcaatgaTTTGCTACTAGTATATTACTCTTTTTTAATTAGAGTTATAATATTCAtttctaaaatttgaaataatttttaaactaactttttaaaata from Phaseolus vulgaris cultivar G19833 chromosome 1, P. vulgaris v2.0, whole genome shotgun sequence carries:
- the LOC137816348 gene encoding cytokinin riboside 5'-monophosphate phosphoribohydrolase LOG1-like; the encoded protein is METEEQGRTKMKSRFRRICVFCGTSPGKNPSYQLAAVQLGKQLVEKNIDLVYGGGSIGLMGLISQVVFDGGRHVLGVIPTTLMPREITGETVGEVRAVSGMHQRKAEMARQADAFIALPGGYGTLEELLEVITWAQLGIHDKPVGLLNVDGYYNSLLSFMDNAVDEGFITPPARHIIVSAQTAQDLISNLEEYVPKHSGVAPKQSWEMEQQL